One window from the genome of Candidatus Polarisedimenticolia bacterium encodes:
- a CDS encoding GDP-L-fucose synthase, protein MNSDSCIFVAGHQGLVGSALIRRLRSDGHQNLVVRTRQELDLLDQAAVRAFFAENRVEYVFLAAAKVGGILANARYPADFLYENLVLGTNIIRSAAQSSVVKLLYLGSSCIYPKLASQPIREESLLTGALEPTNEAYALAKIAILKLCEQYFRQYGRRFISAMPTNLYGPNDNFSPEDSHVIPGMMRRFHEAKVTGAPEVIVWGSGRPMREFLHVDDLASALVLLMQEYDSPETINVGTGKDCTIAELAETMKGVVGYSGRVQFDPSKPDGAPRKLLDINRITALGWKPEYTLKTGLQHAYQWAVQNKAF, encoded by the coding sequence ATGAACTCGGACAGTTGCATCTTCGTGGCCGGGCATCAGGGTCTGGTTGGATCTGCGCTGATCCGGCGTCTGCGCTCGGACGGCCACCAGAACCTCGTTGTCCGGACGCGACAAGAGCTTGATCTACTCGATCAGGCCGCGGTGCGGGCGTTCTTCGCCGAGAACCGCGTGGAATACGTCTTTCTGGCTGCCGCCAAGGTTGGCGGGATCCTGGCAAATGCCAGATATCCCGCCGATTTCTTGTACGAAAATCTCGTCCTTGGGACCAACATCATCCGATCTGCCGCGCAGAGCAGCGTTGTGAAGCTCCTCTATCTCGGCAGCTCGTGTATCTACCCCAAACTTGCTTCCCAGCCAATCCGCGAGGAGAGTCTCCTCACGGGGGCGCTGGAGCCCACGAACGAAGCCTATGCCCTCGCGAAGATAGCAATCCTAAAGCTGTGCGAGCAGTATTTCCGGCAGTATGGTCGACGTTTCATCTCGGCAATGCCGACGAACCTCTACGGCCCGAACGATAATTTCTCTCCAGAAGATTCCCATGTAATTCCTGGGATGATGCGCAGATTCCACGAGGCGAAGGTGACCGGAGCGCCCGAAGTTATTGTCTGGGGAAGCGGCAGACCGATGCGTGAATTCCTCCACGTTGACGATCTGGCGAGTGCCCTCGTCCTATTGATGCAGGAATACGATTCACCCGAAACGATCAATGTGGGAACCGGGAAAGACTGTACCATAGCGGAGCTTGCCGAGACGATGAAAGGCGTGGTCGGCTATTCGGGGAGGGTCCAGTTCGATCCGTCGAAACCGGACGGCGCTCCACGCAAACTCCTCGACATCAACCGGATTACCGCGCTGGGGTGGAAGCCCGAGTACACATTGAAAACGGGACTGCAACACGCCTACCAGTGGGCCGTTCAGAACAAGGCGTTCTGA